Proteins encoded by one window of Dendropsophus ebraccatus isolate aDenEbr1 chromosome 4, aDenEbr1.pat, whole genome shotgun sequence:
- the LOC138787915 gene encoding uncharacterized protein, translated as MTSYTAAAAMANEVRHTMIQFWEEHSRDATIEEMMLDSSAALLSKEEKPEIISLLPCLDGLSVLELGAGIGRYTGHLAKLASQVTAVDFMQNFIDKNREDNGYRGNITFLQADVTVLDLPSNSYDFIFSNWLFMYLTDEELVTLTQKMLGWLRPGGYLFFRESCFFQSGDCERTFNPTVYRSPAQYNHLFTSVTSKSGNNGFDIVMSKSVQTYIKIKKNQNQVCWMLQKVSRKADGHQGYTTFQQFLDNQQYSRRGILRYEKIFGDGFVSTGGLETTKEFIAMLNLAPGQRVIDVGCGIGGGDFYMAKNYGVEVLGMDLSSNMVEIAMERAVMEKNPQVQFEIGDATRRIFPEGTFDVVYSRDTILHINDKAELFKRFYSWLKPGGKLLITDYCCGERPWSPIFEDYVKQRGYILYTTQEYGQFLQKVGFVRVQALDRTEQFVQFLNKELERTQDMKQEFLQSFSEEDYNYIIEGWKEKLLRSSLGDQRWGLFLAEKPLDSMP; from the exons AGGTGAGACATACAATGATTCAGTTTTGGGAAGAGCATTCACGTGATGCAACCATAGAAGAGATGATGCTTGACTCAAGTGCTGCGCTCCTATCCAAGGAAGAGAAGCCGGAGATCATCTCATTGCTGCCATGCTTAGATGGATTGAGTGTCCTGGAGCTTGGGGCTGGCATAGG CCGTTATACAGGACATCTGGCTAAGCTGGCTAGCCAAGTCACAGCAGTGGACTTCATGCAGAACTTCATTGACAAGAATCGGGAGGACAACGGTTATCGTGGGAACATTACCTTTCTACAAGCTGACGTCACTGTTTTGGACCTACCTAGTAACAG tTATGACTTCATCTTCTCAAATTGGCTCTTCATGTACCTGACTGATGAAGAATTAGTAACCTTGactcagaagatgttgggatggcTTAGACCCGGTGGCTATCTCTTCTTCAGGGAGTCCTGCTTTTTTCAGTCAG GCGACTGTGAACGAACATTTAACCCCACGGTTTATCGTTCACCTGCTCAGTATAATCACCTCTTTACATCCGTCACCTCCAAGTCTGGAAACAATGGTTTTGATATTGTGATGTCAAAGTCTGTCCAGACATATATAAAG ATAAAGAAGAATCAGAACCAAGTTTGCTGGATGCTGCAGAAGGTGTCAAGGAAAGCCGATGGGCACCAGGGATACACGACGTTCCAGCAGTTCCTTGATAACCAGCAATATTCTCGGAGAGGAATACTTAGATATGAGAAGATATTTGGGGACGGCTTTGTTAGCACTGGGGGGCTGGAAACCACTAAG GAGTTTATTGCCATGTTGAACCTTGCCCCTGGTCAGCGAGTCATTGATGTGGGCTGTGGCATTGGTGGCGGAGACTTCTATATGGCCAAG AATTATGGGGTTGAAGTCCTAGGGATGGACCTGTCATCTAACATGGTGGAAATTGCCATGGAGAGAGCTGTTATGGAGAAGAATCCTCAG GTTCAGTTTGAAATAGGAGATGCCACAAGAAGGATCTTTCCAGAAGGAACGTTCGATGTGGTGTACAGCCGAGACACCATCCTGCACATCAATGACAAGGCGGAACTTTTCAAGAGATTCTAT TCCTGGCTGAAACCTGGAGGGAAACTCTTAATAACAGATTACTGCTGCGGGGAGCGGCCTTGGTCTCCAATATTTGAGGATTACGTGAAGCAGAGGGGTTATATTCTGTACACAACTCAGGAGTATGGGCAG TTCTTGCAGAAAGTCGGCTTCGTCAGGGTTCAGGCTCTGGATCGGACAGAACAATTTGTACAATTTCTGAACAAGGAGCTGGAACGCACACAAGACATGAAGCAGGAATTCCTCCAG AGTTTCTCAGAAGAAGATTACAACTACATCATTGAAGGCTGGAAGGAGAAGCTGCTCCGCAGTAGCCTGGGGGATCAGCGCTGGGGCCTGTTCCTGGCGGAGAAACCACTGGACAGCATGCCGTAG